AAATctctgaaattacatttcatcaTTCACTGTCTTctgagttttaaatttaaaagatTCTGAGATTTGTTTATAACAATTCAAAATTGAAACTTAGAATTTATTAGCTGGGCTTCAACATCAAAGACTTGAACTTGGATTAAATAATGACTATACTTGGTTGATTATCAAAATTATATTTGAGTGATTGTTGAAAGTTGATTAAGTTGTTGAAGTTAAAATTCAACTAAGATATTTGCAATACAAAGaagtaaagaaattttaaaatcccaattcaccccccccccacccctcgtgggagtatacctaaattctcaatTAATCATACTCACAATGGGTATATCTAATACTCATCATATACGAATCAAAGTTCTTGGACCACTGCCTTGCCAATTGCTCTAGGTCATACAATGATTTCGTCAATCTGCAAACATAAATCCAAGCTATACAATGTTTCTATAATCTACAAACATAATTCTCCTTCCTATGTTTCATGAAACCTTTCGGTTGCTTCATATAAATTTGTTCTTCTAGGTCACTATGAAGAAATGTTGTTTTAACATCCAGATGCTCTAACTCTAAATCAAACTGAGCTACCATGGTCAATAAATTAACCTATGGAGAGCTATGTCTAACAACCGGAGAAAATACCtaatcatagtctatcccttccctttgagagtacccttttgccactagTTTTTCCTTGAATCATTTACCATCTCTTTCTGAAATATCATCTTTTTTTCTTGAACACTCATTTGCATCCTACTGCTTTCCTTCCCTTAGGAAattccaccaactcccaagtctgATTTTTATGCAAAGACTCCACTTCTTCCATCCACCTATTTCTCTATGGGCGAAAAACTACATACTAGAAAGAATTTAGATCTCCACTACCACTAATTGAAGTAAAGGAGATGATATTCTCAAAACCATATCTCAACGGTGCAGAGGTAATGCATCTAGATAAAATCAGGTGTAGTGAGAGAAATCATCTATAAAATAGGACAAAATATTTATACCCACCCTTTGTGGAAATAGGTGTAGGACCCCAAGTATTGGAATGTATAAAACCAAAAGGTGTTAAGGAATATGAGTCTCTTATTAATGGTCAAAGAAATTTGTTTTCCCAGCTTACAAGACAAACAATCAAAATTCTTGAAATCAACACAACCCAAATTGTCATTAGAAGCTAAAAGTTAAACATGAGATAAAGAGGGGTGTCCAAGATGGGAATGCCAAGTATTAGATGGTGTGGTAGTAAAATGATTGGCACAAAGAAAGGCTTGACAAATGTAAGGAGGTGAGCTTAAACATATGACCCACTTTACCGTTTGTCTCAAGCAGTTAACTAGTTTGAGGAGCATGCACATCATAACCATGGTTAGAAAACTAATTATAAGACCTAGTTCAACAATTTGACCAACCGGAAGAAGCTTAAGAGACAAACTAGGGACAAGATACACATATCCGGAATAGACAAAGGTATGGAAATAGTCATAATATGACTATCATATTTTATCTATTAACGATATAAATAGATTTAAGGCATGATGAAGAAACTCTTATAGGAAAACAACTAAGAATTAAAAGTCATCTTATTGCAATAGGAATAATCAATCTACTATGAATGATTCCCTACTATGAAAAATAGATAAAGTAAATATAAGTTACAACAATAGTCTAGTTGAGAGCACCTCATTTGCGAGTGGAAGCATGATTCTTTGCATCTCTAGTGTCCTTAGCCTTTTTCTAAGGGCATTCCTTTATATGATGCTCATCCTCCTTACAATAACAACATGTGAAAGAGAAAGAAGAGTGAGTACTGGAAATGAAATTAGCATTGGAAATCTTGGAAGCAAATGTAGTACGCATATATTTGAGGAAGACATGTCGTACAAGGAGTCTTCTAACTATATTACTCATAAAGATGTTCACTAAGAGCAACTTCTAAGAATGGACAAGTGACCCATGCAAGAAGGATGCCCTAATGTGCTTGATGTCATGAATACTAGTGCAATCTTGATACTTAGCGAAGAGATCAGCGTAGGGTAGACTAGGTAGTCATCAAAAAAGGTAAGATCAAAATGAGAAAGCTAATCCCAAACGCTCTAAGTTGAGAATACAAGTCAGCATTAGACTATCGAGGCTCCTAATGCATCCGTTAAATATTGGATTCTAACCAAAAGTTTAAGGCAACATCACTAGAACAATTATACCAACTAGCAAAAAAATTCCAAGCCTTTTGTGCATTTAGAAATTTTGAAGAAAGACTCTTAATAGACGAAGCGGAACTGTTAATAAGCCAAGAAATAATCTTATAATAAATACTTTCCTAATTCTCCACATATCTACTTGTCAATTGTCATTTGAAGCACTGGCATCTTGTGAAGTTTTGGATGCGTACATGAGAAAATTAAACAAGGAGCCAAGTTTGATAGGTactaaaaaaatctaaacaaaataaataaaacaaagtTAGAACAGACCTTTGACATATTGGTTCTCATATACATAACATACCCACatgaaaatatacaaattaatgaTATTTGTTTCAAATCCCTTCTAGAGTAAAGAATAATTGACAATCCAAATGTATACACACACAAACACTAATGCaagtaaagaaaaaaatttcattcACAAATAATTGTGCATATAATTGTAGGAGTTTGTTCcctttattatattattataagttAGATGTGAATGAAACAACAATTTTAATTACTTTGTATAAAATTTAAATGTCTTAAGTTTAGTCCACGGGAAAAAATATTACATGTGAAATAATATTAGTATAATGAGTCGAAGTAATTGAGCATTAGCAATGCAGTGATAATATTTTATAAGCCATGTAAAAAGGATACCAACCAATATGTAGAAAAGGATATTGATCAACACTTTGGCAAGCCTTTGGGGCTGACTGGTTCTATTCTACCTAAAAAAAGAGTTAGGTTTAGACAGTCACTTATGTCCATTGGCTGCCCCATTCATACAAAACTAGGCAGTAGGTATTTTGACCATTTCTCTGTTAAATCAAGAGGCCTATTTTCTATTAGGCGACTGGTTGACCAacttttattataataaaattggGCCCACAGAAAGTATAGTCTAGACCATAGTTTAATGGGTCCGAACATAGCTTAATGTCGGTAAGGTCCAATCTAGACTCGACCCGTTCCTGAAAAAATAATAAGTCCTCTCGGATCGTGTATCTACAGTCTCACAATTGCAGAACAATAACCCTGTCTCGTAGCTTGGAATTCTCACCCTGTCTTGTAGCTTGGAATTTAAATTTGGatacaaatttgaataaaatgtaatacagAAATATATAGAATTCTGTAAAAATTCCCATAGTCCAAATCTATGAGTTGAAATCTATGTTCTGAAACATTATTTGGTATTTATACATCAAAGTGCATTTAAATCCTCCAAGAACAACAATATGAAACATGGTTCAAAGGCATTGCAAGAAGCAACAATAATTTATTGCTCATTACAGCTTTAAATGAGTTGGAAACTGCAGAGTTTACAATGGTCTTCAAGTGCTTAGAATTCAAAGGTTAACACCCCGGACGCAACATAATGTATATATCGACACATTCATCAGAAAACACATTTTCTCGCAAGGAAGTGAAGAAATGAATGCAGCCCATCACAAATAATTGAAAAATCAGATTCCTCCAATCGATTTTTGTGCATTCATGAGGCTCTTCGTCAACCAAATCGCTGTTTCTCTGGATGAGACAGCTTCTTCCCCAAATGGTTTTAGCACTCCAGCAAGCTCCTCTAGCTTGTTCTGTTGAAGTAGCCGGGCGCATAGCTCAAGCAAAGACTCTAAAGCATCAGCTCTATGCTGACTCGGATTATCACATTCACTtttggtctcatcaccagcggcTGTAGTTAATGTACTCACCAGTGAAATGTCACTAGGTGCCTGATTTACCGGATGAGCATCGTCTTTCTCTGCTTGCAAGGCACAAATAACACTATCTGCCTTTATTCCCCCATCATATTTCTGTGGAATTATCTCATTACTTTCAGATGATGTACAGTCCATTTGCCTGTCTTCCAAACGTCCATTAGGAATTTCCACAAATCCATTGGGAATTTCCTTTTTCGGTGAACATCTGGCTTCTACAGCAGGTTCACATCTTGCAGTTTGCAAATCCAATAATACATCATTATCTTCCCGGACCTCACCTTTACCCATGCAGCCGACACTGGATGATGAGTTCCTTACTTCAGAATCCTCACCCTGCACTTCAACTTCCCCAAGAACATTTTGTTCCTCTGTGGCTGTATTTGTGACATTAATTTCTTGCAATTGTTGAACACATCCAGAAGCGGGTTCCTCTTGTTTTTCATGATTAGAATTTGAAGTGCTCCCTGTGAAATTATCACAGTCGCCACTTTTCTTTGGTATTGAACAGATGGGCTTATCATGTCCATTGCAAACAGTTGTTTCACCTGTGAAGGATCTACCTTCTGAATCATCAATAGCATTAGATACTTTAGCAAAGTAGCTAGTTGGGTCAACTCTTTTAGTTTCAAGGTTGTCTTCTGCCATAGCTATGAATGTAGGCTTGTCATGAGTTGGTAAATTCGTTGCTGGCTGAGCATTATTTATCATCAATTGTTCAACACTCCCAGTCTCTTTCTCTTCTCTGGACTCCTTGTCTCTGCTGTTTCTGCCACCATTAGGCTTGCTGGGTGTTAGCTTTTTCCCCGTATTATCTTTTGAATTGTTTGCAGACTTAACAGGAAGAAAAACAGAAGATGCTATGCGGCTCTGAAGAAGGTATGGCTGTAAATGGGGATGCCTCAAAAGCTCTGCAGcctaaaattaaaaatgatcAGGTACTCTGAATAAAAAACGGTTCAAATTAATGGGATACAATATGGAACCACTTCAACTCACTGTAGGCCTGTGTTCTGGGCTCTTCCTTAGCATGCTTTTGATGATCTGTTTTCTGTAATGCAGAAGTCATCCCATCTAAATTAAACACTTGTTTTCTATCATAATGGAATAGAAAGGAGCCCAAGAAAGAAACGTGTTACATATTATTGTGACATGTGTGAGGCTATTTTTTGAGAAACTGCTGAGGTTTGGATTTGGTGAAGCTGGAGAATAGAACACTTACAATGTGGAAGAATACACAATTGGGAGCGGAGAAATGGTGGATCTGTTTATCTTGTTGACAAGCCCAGCCATATCCTGTTTGATGGAGTTATTAATCTAATATACTTTACTTTTGTCTGAATATACTGATGCCATACAATGCATACATACAGCTCAAAACTTACAGGAGCTCTAAATGCTGGCTGGTGTGCAGCTATTTCAAACATACAGCAACCTGAAAGATGGAAAATGGTTTAATTTGCTAAACCATGGAATTCACACACTAAAAAAAATGTGTGGGCGCACACTTCCAGGTTTCTTACCAAGTGACCATATATCAGATTTATAGCCATATGGTATATCAGCAAGGAGCTCGGGGCACATGTAGTTGGGAGTTCCAACAATCTGTGTAAAAATATAGAGAGAATACAACAAAATTGAAGGTAACATCTCCAAGTACAATTAACATAAGCTCCCAAAATCCTGATGCTGGAAATGCATTAAGTTTGCCTCACAGACGTCCAATAGATCAGAAATGATAGGTTACACtggtatttttatgaaaaaatgacCGAAAATTTTAAGTTAATAATAGAATCCATCTAGTAGATCATTGAGATTAAGGAGGGTAAAGAAATCCATACCGAAGAAGCAAGGTCATCGGTGCTAAGCAGTTTTGCTAGTCCAAAGTCTCCTGTATGGTCCATTCAATATAAATTATGTTTAGAAGGCATTGAGATTTCAACATTAGAGGCCAAACACAAAGCAGGAAATAACCTTCTCTTTAAGCAAGCGCATTTGCCTTCTTACCTAGCCGAATGTCGCCTTCCTTTGTGAGGAATATGTTGGAACACTGGAAATGAACAAGATTTAATTAAATAACCAGAATCATTATTAAGCTTCTCATTATGAGGATCAGAGCATACATACTTTAAGATCCCTGTGAAGAACTCGGCTTGAATGCAGGTAGTCCACAGCCAGCAACAACTGAGTCAACCACTTGCAAAGCCTCTGGGAAGATAAACAGAATAATGCAGAATAGGGCAATTTAGCTTGTGTAGGTACACATAAAAAGTAATagccagtgcacaaggctcctaCACCACCGGTGGTGCAGGGAAGGCATGATTTACACATTCTTATTTCCACATACGGTGTGACTGTTTTCATGATTGAACCAGTGACCTTCAGATTTGGATGTAACACCCTCACCATTAAGTCAAGGCTCACACTCACAAAAAGGTGCAGGTACATATAAGGGTGTTAATTTCATTATAAAAAACTCTACATACCTCCTCTGGGAATAATGTTCCTCTAGCCTTCTTTAAAATGTCAGCCCTGATCAATCAGAGAAAAATTCATATTCCTAATTCCAACATTCTAAAGATTGCACagagtttttcttttccaaattTAAAGTTGGAATTACTTTCTTGTTTGTTTTTCTAAAATCAAATTGTTAATCCACtccacaaaaaaaaagaaaaaataaaaaaaaaaagggaagaacaAAGAAATTATATTGCTCGACAATAAGCCCTGAGCTTTATTGGAAAGTTAAATCGCATCGATCAGAATCCTTTAACAAAGTATAAGAAGGAACAATAAATTTCTCATTTTTATCCCCAGCATCTAAAGCAAAACTCAGAATAGCATTTATTACACCAAAAATTATGCCTAATTTGAAGAACGCATTATGAACTATGTCATTCAAACTCCATAAAAAAGATCAATTATAGACATATGTTGTGATTACTTACATGTCTCCACCTTCACAGTAGGCAGTCACGATGCATACACAGCACCCCTACAAGATTCAAATGCAACAAATTGGTACAATCAACCAGGATCTCACTAGCAACAACTTTCTGTCAAGCATTTAACAGTCTTATCTTTAAATTATATACGGACTAAAACATAATGCATTTACCTTGTCCACCCAAGCATCTTTGTACGCCACAACATATGGATTATTTAGTTTTGCAATCAAATCCAtctgaaaaaagaaataaatcacAAACATAATCTTTTATATCAGTTAGAAGCATAATTTGAGTGGCAAATTATCTTATAGAAACAACTTCCAAAACCCTATTCAGCTGCATTTCAGAGTAGTACATCAGGGTTATCTTCTTAGACTGCTGAAAAATTCTAAAGTGAATATCTAGTTCCTCTCATTTCATACAATCGCCAAACTAATCTGCATTATCTAATTAAAGTGGAATTTAATTGTGCATGTACAGGAGAAAAAGGAGTTGCAATAAAATGCAAAGCTAATTGAAGTTAGAGACGAGTTGAAGTTGTTTATGATTGCAAGTATGATGAATGGCCACCCATTTCCAAAGGGTTGTGTGCATGCACATCGTATAATTAGATAAACAGCCCAAGAAGGGGAGTTGAAAACTTATGGGTCCAAATGATTATGGCTAATATTGGTGAATTATGCATAACAATATACACAAAATTAAGATATTGAAGACTTACTATTTGGAGTACAATATAAGATACCAAAAATTGAAAACTTCATAAATGGAGGCTGAGACAGAAATGAAAGATATAACTAAGTCCATCAATGGTCTATTAATTTGCCTGTAATACAAAGGGAGGCCTCTGCTGCTGGCATCAAAATTCTCTAATGTAATAGCATTTCGTGAAAGCATGTAGCTAAGCTGAACTGACCTCTTGGTGGGCTGTGCGCTTGAATTTCTCAGTTTGCTTAGCCAAGCGAATCTTTTTCAGTACATATCTAATAAAGATCACAGAATATTCCATCAATAAAACTGTCCGTTATAATCACAATTTTCCTAATTTGCTTCATAAAGAAAGCCAGATTTAGCATGTAAATTCAAAACctagaaaaaaggaaaaggataAAACAatccccaaaacccaaaattgggggggggggggttgttggGGGTGGGTTGagaaacaacaacaaaaacaacgaCAACATCAGCAGCAATCCCCAAAGAAAAAGGGAAATCATGACTTAATCTAACTGTTATGCAAATATAATTCCAAGAGTTCTGTTTCGCACACCCAATTCCCATAGGTTGATTATACAGAAATCACTATTTAATCTAATAGCTTCAATGGTTTGGTAGACGAGAAAATCGAAATTACCAATAAAAGATAAGAAgattcaagaaaaagaaaaacggTGTAGGAATTTCAGAATTTCacagaaaattgtagaaaaatttCTTACTTCTTTTTCTCAGTTTTATGGAGAACCAGGAAAGCGGCCCCAAAGGCTCCCCTCCCAATCTGCTCTATCACTTCATAGTCTTCCATCCTCGACTTGACATCGCCGTTCTCTCCCTCCATGACGACCCTCAGAAGCTCAAAGATCTGCAGGAAGATTATTCCAACTTCAGTAGAGAACCCCAGTTGCCATA
This Malania oleifera isolate guangnan ecotype guangnan chromosome 11, ASM2987363v1, whole genome shotgun sequence DNA region includes the following protein-coding sequences:
- the LOC131167651 gene encoding serine/threonine-protein kinase Nek6-like, whose protein sequence is MEGENGDVKSRMEDYEVIEQIGRGAFGAAFLVLHKTEKKKYVLKKIRLAKQTEKFKRTAHQEMDLIAKLNNPYVVAYKDAWVDKGCCVCIVTAYCEGGDMADILKKARGTLFPEERLCKWLTQLLLAVDYLHSSRVLHRDLKCSNIFLTKEGDIRLGDFGLAKLLSTDDLASSIVGTPNYMCPELLADIPYGYKSDIWSLGCCMFEIAAHQPAFRAPDMAGLVNKINRSTISPLPIVYSSTLKQIIKSMLRKSPEHRPTAAELLRHPHLQPYLLQSRIASSVFLPVKSANNSKDNTGKKLTPSKPNGGRNSRDKESREEKETGSVEQLMINNAQPATNLPTHDKPTFIAMAEDNLETKRVDPTSYFAKVSNAIDDSEGRSFTGETTVCNGHDKPICSIPKKSGDCDNFTGSTSNSNHEKQEEPASGCVQQLQEINVTNTATEEQNVLGEVEVQGEDSEVRNSSSSVGCMGKGEVREDNDVLLDLQTARCEPAVEARCSPKKEIPNGFVEIPNGRLEDRQMDCTSSESNEIIPQKYDGGIKADSVICALQAEKDDAHPVNQAPSDISLVSTLTTAAGDETKSECDNPSQHRADALESLLELCARLLQQNKLEELAGVLKPFGEEAVSSRETAIWLTKSLMNAQKSIGGI